Proteins encoded by one window of Streptomyces sp. LX-29:
- a CDS encoding Rv2578c family radical SAM protein: MRWDNLNPDRAAPALFGTDAVVTRTFDTPEFRGITFHEVRARSIVNRVPGASRMPFEWTVNPYRGCAHACVYCFARKTHSYLDLDTGLGFDSQIVVKVNAPELLRRELASSRWQGEHIAMGTNVDCYQRAEGRYRLMPGILGALRDRANPFSILTKGTLILRDLELLRQSARVTDIGVSVSVGFVDRELWRTVEPGTPSPERRLDVVRTLTEHGIPCGVLMAPVIPFLGDTPEQLRETVRAIAAAGAGSVTPLVLHLRPGAREWFMAWLARHHPHLVRRYEAMYAGGAYAPTWYQRRVTRQVHELAAEYGIGPARAGAARNITRPEADQDPEVAHDSVATHGPASASGSRATQLSLL; the protein is encoded by the coding sequence ATGCGCTGGGACAACCTGAACCCCGACCGAGCCGCCCCCGCCCTCTTCGGCACCGACGCGGTGGTCACCCGTACCTTCGACACCCCCGAGTTCCGCGGCATCACCTTCCACGAGGTGCGGGCGCGCTCGATCGTCAACCGGGTGCCGGGTGCCTCCCGCATGCCGTTCGAGTGGACGGTGAACCCGTACCGCGGCTGCGCGCACGCCTGTGTCTACTGCTTCGCGCGCAAGACCCACAGCTATCTCGACCTCGACACCGGCCTCGGCTTCGACTCGCAGATCGTGGTGAAGGTCAACGCTCCCGAGCTGCTCCGCCGCGAGCTGGCCTCGTCCCGCTGGCAGGGTGAGCACATCGCCATGGGCACCAACGTCGACTGCTACCAGCGCGCGGAAGGGCGGTATCGACTGATGCCCGGCATCCTGGGCGCGCTGCGCGACCGCGCGAACCCCTTCTCGATCCTCACCAAGGGCACGCTGATCCTCCGCGACCTGGAGCTGCTGCGGCAGTCCGCGCGGGTGACCGACATCGGCGTCTCGGTCTCCGTGGGCTTCGTCGACCGCGAGCTGTGGCGCACCGTGGAGCCGGGCACCCCCTCCCCCGAGCGGCGCCTGGACGTCGTGCGGACCCTGACCGAGCACGGCATCCCGTGCGGGGTGCTGATGGCGCCGGTCATCCCGTTCCTCGGCGACACGCCCGAGCAGCTACGGGAGACCGTGCGGGCGATCGCCGCCGCCGGGGCGGGCTCGGTGACCCCGCTCGTGCTCCATCTGCGACCCGGCGCCCGCGAGTGGTTCATGGCCTGGCTGGCCCGCCACCATCCGCACCTGGTGCGGCGGTACGAGGCCATGTACGCGGGCGGGGCGTACGCGCCGACGTGGTACCAGCGACGCGTCACCCGCCAGGTGCACGAGCTCGCCGCCGAGTACGGCATCGGGCCCGCCCGCGCCGGCGCCGCCCGCAACATCACCCGTCCGGAGGCGGATCAGGACCCCGAGGTGGCGCACGACTCCGTGGCGACCCACGGGCCCGCCTCGGCGTCCGGGTCACGGGCCACCCAGCTGAGCCTGCTGTGA
- a CDS encoding RidA family protein, with the protein MPHLSHLAAPEGVAPGNGYSHVVWGSGRLIAVSGQVALDEHGELVGPDDPAAQARQVFENLRRCLAGAGATFADVAKLTYFVTDVAHLPAIREARDAFVDTARPPASSAVQVAALFRPDLLLEVEALAVVGSSEPPRR; encoded by the coding sequence ATGCCGCACCTCAGCCACCTCGCCGCCCCGGAGGGCGTCGCGCCGGGCAACGGCTACAGCCACGTCGTGTGGGGCAGCGGCCGCCTCATCGCCGTCTCCGGACAGGTCGCGCTGGACGAGCACGGCGAGCTGGTGGGCCCCGACGACCCCGCGGCCCAGGCCCGCCAGGTCTTCGAGAACCTCCGCCGTTGTCTGGCCGGAGCGGGCGCGACCTTCGCGGACGTGGCGAAGCTGACGTACTTCGTCACGGACGTGGCCCACCTGCCCGCGATACGGGAGGCCCGGGACGCCTTCGTCGACACCGCGCGGCCACCGGCCAGCTCCGCGGTCCAGGTCGCCGCGCTGTTCCGGCCGGACCTGCTGCTGGAGGTCGAGGCGCTCGCCGTCGTGGGCTCCTCGGAGCCCCCGCGCCGATAG